The stretch of DNA AAATATCTTATTATCTCCTAGATATAGGTAATGGAGTTTGGATGAGTGGTTAGCTATGGTGTTTGGCAATTTACCTTCAAATCTATTTTGTGAAATGGAAAACATATTCAAATTACTACAATTGGATAAAGATGTTATAAAAGCTAAGTCATTGAGGGGATCATTGCTACCAAGAAGATTGTACAGAAGGTACAAAGTTTGAAGATCTTTTAACCTTCCAATATTGTCTGGAACTTTACCTATAAGATGGTTTCCTCCTAAATCAAGAAGTTGAAGCTTAGAGGCGTTGGGAAATGAAATTGGGATGGTTCCATGGAATTTGTTGGCACCAAAATAAAAGGCTTCCAAGTTTGGCATGGTGTCTCCTATGTAGCTTGGAATGGTCCCTTCAAGTGAGTTTAAAAATACCGAAAAAATTTGTAAAGAAGTCATATTGAAGAAAGAAGGAGATAGTCTACCAGTGAAATTGTTGCCACCAAGTGAAAGGATATTTAAATCCCAACATCCCGTAATCTCATGCGGAATACGTCCCGTCAAATGATTCATCTCCAAACCCAACCCTTGAAGTGATGACAAATTCCCAAAAGTGGGAGGAATTCCACCTGTGAATCTGTTTCTACCGAGATTTAGTACTTGTAGCTTCTTCAAATTAGCGGTAGGGAGGTTCCCCTGGAGGCCATTTTTAGCAAAATAGAGTCCCTAAGATGTACGCAGCCGGTGAGATTAAGCTTAGCCACTTCTCCCGTCAGGGCATTCATAGACAGGGAGAGAAGTCTTAGTCGAAACAAACCACCAATCTCTCCTGGAATTTCACCTTGCAACATATTCATACGGAGATCAAGATCCCTGAGGAAAGTGAGATTTCCAATATGAGGAGATATGGTTCCCACCAACCCCATCTCAGGAAGCTCCAAACCCACAACTCGTGGGTGTCGATGGCCACAGCTCACTCCTTGCCAACCACAATGGTGCACAGAGTCATTCCAGGAGTTAAGAAATACTCCATTGGGATCATCAGAAATCCGGTGTTTAAACTCTAAAAGAGCAAGTCTATCGGTTTCATTTGATGATGCAAAGGAGGAATGGGTAACACTACATATTAAGCAAAACAGAAGAAGATGGAGAGTAAATAGAGCAGCTGATGATGAGGATGTGAAATAAAAGAATGAGAGGGTTTTGTGATgcctcatcatcttcttcatcacctCCATCTCTCAGCtatatacaattcaaaaagACGGATTATTTAATTAGATAAACAAGAGAGAGATGTGTGTTTTTCTCACAGggtgtatattatattgtttatatagACATGATAAATGAAGATGGAATCTGATATGCGTACTGTTAATTGGTAGGTAAGTTGAAAAGCGGAGGAGACAAATTAAATCTCATAGTGGAATATGGTGGCCGGTTAGAGCACTTTATTAATCGTAATGGACGGGATGTAGGACGACAGAAAGAAGACTAAGACTTTAATTTGcattaattataaacaaataattcaaaatattttttaaaagagtgttttccacttttggtcctatgactttagtgtctctatcaatttaggtacacgactttcattcctgacataagtagtgttcgactttgatttttttttttttcacttttagtcctttcggccatgtgagcgacaacttttaattgaaattaacaaACTGTTGTgtcattaagggtaaaagtgttttttgataaagccctaaatatatttataaataaaatcagagaaaaaataggaaaaagaaacgttatttgtTTGTTCTACTTCGCTTTTaaagcgacaacttttaatcggaatcaacaaactgttgtgtCATTAAGGATAAAATTGTCTTTTGATAAAtccctaaatacattaaacgttatttatccttaatggcacaacagtttgttgatttcgattaaaagttgtcgctcacatggccg from Ipomoea triloba cultivar NCNSP0323 chromosome 7, ASM357664v1 encodes:
- the LOC116024988 gene encoding LRR receptor-like serine/threonine-protein kinase EFR → MEVMKKMMRHHKTLSFFYFTSSSSAALFTLHLLLFCLICSVTHSSFASSNETDRLALLEFKHRISDDPNGVFLNSWNDSVHHCGWQGVSCGHRHPRVVGLELPEMGLVGTISPHIGNLTFLRDLDLRMNMLQGEIPGEIGGLFRLRLLSLSMNALTGEVAKLNLTGCVHLRDSILLKMASRGTSLPLI